One Pseudodesulfovibrio cashew DNA window includes the following coding sequences:
- a CDS encoding calcium/sodium antiporter — protein MTVDIITFAVSAVLLWFGANWIVTSAALIARKFNVSELVIGLTIVALGTSAPEFLVTVDAALRGHNDISLSNVVGSNIFNLGFILGMMAMIKPLVSNRTIVYRDGLLLFLTTACILAVAFTGELGRIFGGALLALLIGYLLYLGMKRENVGDDELDDLDGKEANWLHALLLLGGFTAIAGGGHLMVTAATSIAAKLGVSSWVIGVTIVAAGTSLPELVTCLAASLRGKNEMLLGNLIGSDFFNFAGVLGLTCLLKPLPVSHEALSGLMVLVAMVGLVLILLRTGWRVSRWEGALLVAINLARWSRDFMG, from the coding sequence ATGACCGTCGATATCATCACCTTCGCCGTTTCCGCCGTGCTGCTCTGGTTCGGCGCCAACTGGATCGTCACCTCGGCCGCGCTCATCGCCCGCAAGTTCAATGTCTCGGAGCTGGTCATCGGCCTGACCATCGTGGCCCTGGGCACCTCGGCCCCGGAGTTCCTGGTTACCGTGGACGCGGCTCTGCGCGGGCACAACGACATTTCTCTGTCCAACGTGGTCGGGTCCAACATCTTCAACCTCGGTTTCATCCTCGGCATGATGGCCATGATCAAGCCCCTGGTCTCAAACCGGACCATTGTCTACCGTGACGGCCTGCTCCTGTTCCTGACCACGGCGTGCATTCTCGCCGTGGCGTTTACCGGTGAGCTGGGGAGGATCTTCGGCGGTGCGCTCTTGGCGTTGCTGATCGGCTATCTGCTCTATCTGGGCATGAAACGGGAGAACGTGGGAGACGACGAACTGGACGATCTGGACGGCAAGGAGGCCAATTGGCTGCACGCGCTGCTTCTGCTGGGTGGTTTTACCGCCATCGCAGGGGGAGGGCACCTGATGGTCACGGCGGCCACGTCCATCGCCGCCAAGCTAGGGGTCTCTTCCTGGGTCATCGGCGTGACCATCGTGGCCGCGGGCACCAGCCTGCCTGAGCTGGTCACCTGCCTGGCCGCGTCGCTCCGGGGCAAGAACGAGATGCTCCTGGGCAACCTGATCGGGTCGGATTTCTTCAACTTTGCCGGAGTGCTGGGGCTGACCTGCCTGCTCAAGCCGCTTCCCGTCTCGCACGAGGCCCTTTCGGGGCTCATGGTGCTGGTGGCCATGGTCGGCCTGGTGCTCATCCTGCTCAGAACAGGCTGGCGAGTCTCCCGCTGGGAGGGCGCCCTGCTGGTGGCCATCAACCTGGCCCGCTGGAGCCGGGACTTCATGGGTTGA
- a CDS encoding tRNA(5-methylaminomethyl-2-thiouridylate) methyltransferase yields MTNTVKQYDALALLSGGLDSILAVRTVMDQGLTVLGLHFVTPFFGKPELIPFWKEHYGIDAVEVDIRQQYVDMMLDGPSQGFGKWLNPCIDCKITMLAHARMLLDEYGAKFLISGEVVGQRPMSQREDALNLITKRADVRDVLLRPLCAKKQPITPMEESGLVDRERLHDWYGRGRKPQMAMAEHYGFTEIPTPAGGCCLTEANGAARFVKLLTHRERPSVSDFALARVGRQYWAGAHWLTFGRKADDNADIAAQVQPGDYVLKTVDFPGPLAVCRPLEGDWTPLAVADAASLVASYSTKARRHFEATGEKIKVRVRRGEASEVIEVAPTRETVLDWAEPKPEIVKAWKKDRADQNR; encoded by the coding sequence ATGACGAACACGGTGAAACAGTACGACGCCCTTGCTTTGCTCTCCGGCGGCCTGGATTCGATCCTGGCTGTGCGCACGGTCATGGACCAGGGTCTTACGGTCCTCGGCCTGCATTTTGTCACGCCTTTTTTCGGCAAACCGGAGCTGATCCCCTTCTGGAAGGAACACTACGGCATCGACGCCGTGGAGGTGGATATCCGCCAGCAGTACGTGGACATGATGCTCGACGGCCCGTCTCAGGGCTTTGGCAAGTGGCTCAACCCCTGCATTGACTGCAAGATCACCATGCTGGCCCACGCCAGGATGCTGCTGGATGAATACGGGGCTAAATTTCTCATCTCGGGCGAGGTGGTCGGCCAGCGGCCCATGAGCCAGCGCGAGGACGCCCTGAACCTGATCACCAAGCGGGCGGACGTCCGCGACGTGCTGCTTCGGCCCCTGTGCGCGAAGAAGCAGCCGATCACGCCCATGGAGGAGTCCGGCCTGGTAGACCGCGAGCGGCTGCACGACTGGTACGGACGGGGCCGCAAGCCCCAGATGGCCATGGCCGAGCACTACGGCTTCACCGAGATTCCCACACCGGCGGGAGGCTGCTGCCTGACCGAGGCCAACGGAGCGGCCCGCTTCGTCAAGCTGCTCACCCACCGTGAGCGTCCGTCGGTCTCCGACTTCGCCCTGGCCCGTGTCGGGCGGCAGTACTGGGCCGGGGCCCACTGGCTGACCTTCGGCAGAAAGGCCGACGACAACGCGGACATCGCTGCCCAGGTTCAGCCCGGCGACTACGTACTCAAGACCGTGGATTTTCCCGGCCCGCTGGCCGTGTGCCGACCGTTGGAAGGGGACTGGACGCCGCTGGCCGTGGCCGACGCCGCGTCCCTTGTCGCCTCCTATTCCACCAAGGCGCGTCGGCACTTCGAGGCCACGGGCGAAAAGATCAAGGTCCGCGTCCGGCGTGGGGAGGCCTCCGAAGTCATCGAGGTCGCGCCTACCCGTGAGACCGTCCTGGACTGGGCCGAACCCAAGCCGGAGATCGTCAAGGCGTGGAAAAAGGACCGGGCGGATCAGAACCGGTAG
- a CDS encoding substrate-binding periplasmic protein: MVGAIAVALCLIAVPAKAQSPVFDVAVWIFPPFAYVDDDGTPHGQAVDTIKAVLTEMGYEPKLTVLPFKRCLADMRHGLIPMMLPCATNEERRAFMQYSAPIYYITTKLWKKGKELSSCWKDYNDLAGLRIGVGLGYSYGEDWDAAVESEIFSLDLARGNSAELTHFRMAAEERIDMFISDLAVGAFIKEQYAPEFDDIYPCPKIIGEKRPFGAPVSRKYFDDRGLSTSAFLARFNAVLKRIQAGD; this comes from the coding sequence ATGGTTGGGGCTATAGCAGTTGCTTTGTGTCTGATCGCCGTGCCTGCCAAGGCACAATCCCCCGTGTTTGATGTGGCTGTGTGGATCTTTCCTCCCTTTGCGTATGTCGACGATGACGGCACACCACATGGGCAGGCTGTGGACACCATCAAAGCCGTGTTGACCGAGATGGGATATGAGCCGAAATTGACGGTCTTGCCCTTCAAGCGTTGCCTGGCGGATATGCGGCATGGGCTGATACCCATGATGCTCCCGTGCGCCACTAATGAAGAGCGGAGAGCGTTCATGCAATATTCCGCCCCCATATATTACATCACGACGAAGCTGTGGAAGAAAGGCAAGGAGTTGTCGTCCTGTTGGAAGGATTACAACGACCTCGCTGGATTGCGTATCGGAGTCGGCCTGGGGTATTCCTATGGTGAGGATTGGGACGCTGCCGTGGAGTCGGAGATTTTTTCGTTGGACCTGGCACGGGGCAACAGTGCCGAGTTGACCCACTTCCGCATGGCGGCCGAAGAGCGCATCGACATGTTCATCAGCGATCTGGCGGTGGGAGCCTTCATCAAGGAACAGTATGCCCCGGAGTTTGATGATATCTATCCCTGTCCGAAGATCATTGGTGAAAAGCGACCTTTTGGGGCTCCTGTTTCCCGCAAGTATTTCGATGATCGTGGTCTGTCGACATCGGCATTCCTGGCCCGTTTCAATGCGGTCCTGAAGAGGATTCAGGCCGGGGATTAG
- the recA gene encoding recombinase RecA gives MARKAVDPEVLRKEALGTALTTIERKFGKGSIMRLDDEASHSIPFIPTGSIGLDMALGIGGVPRGRVIEIYGPESSGKTTLALHIVAEAQKRGGNAAFVDAEHALDPGYAKRLGVKTDELLISQPDYGEQALEIADLLVRSGAMDVVVIDSVAALIPQAELEGQMGETQVGGQARLMSHALRKLTGTIHKSNCVVIFINQIRMKIGMTGYGNPETTSGGNALKFYASCRLDIRRIQTLKDKDESYGIRARIKVVKNKVAPPFREALVDVLYGQGISRMGELIDMGVEHGIIEKSGSWFAFGPEKLGQGKENVRQLLQENPDIAEAVEEKLMQHLGYREAPEAEEAGDAGE, from the coding sequence ATGGCACGTAAGGCCGTCGACCCCGAAGTCCTGAGAAAGGAAGCTCTCGGCACCGCTCTGACCACCATCGAACGCAAGTTCGGCAAGGGGTCCATCATGCGGCTCGACGACGAGGCGTCGCACTCCATTCCGTTCATCCCCACCGGTTCCATCGGCCTGGACATGGCCCTTGGCATCGGCGGCGTACCGCGTGGACGCGTCATCGAAATTTATGGTCCGGAATCCTCGGGCAAGACAACCCTGGCCCTGCACATCGTGGCCGAGGCCCAGAAGAGGGGCGGCAACGCTGCCTTCGTGGACGCCGAGCACGCCCTGGACCCGGGTTACGCCAAGCGCCTCGGCGTCAAGACAGACGAACTGCTCATCTCCCAGCCGGACTACGGCGAACAGGCCCTGGAGATCGCCGACCTGCTGGTCCGCTCCGGCGCCATGGACGTGGTGGTCATCGACTCGGTGGCCGCCCTCATCCCCCAGGCCGAGCTTGAGGGCCAGATGGGCGAGACCCAGGTGGGCGGCCAGGCGCGGCTCATGTCCCACGCCCTGCGCAAGCTGACCGGCACCATCCACAAGTCCAACTGCGTGGTCATCTTCATCAACCAAATTCGTATGAAGATCGGCATGACCGGCTACGGCAACCCCGAGACTACCTCGGGCGGCAACGCGCTCAAGTTCTACGCCTCCTGCCGCCTGGACATCCGCCGCATCCAGACCCTCAAGGACAAGGACGAGTCCTACGGCATCCGCGCCAGGATCAAGGTGGTCAAGAACAAGGTGGCCCCGCCCTTCCGCGAGGCCCTGGTGGACGTGCTCTACGGCCAGGGAATCTCCCGCATGGGCGAGCTCATCGACATGGGCGTGGAGCACGGCATCATCGAGAAGTCCGGCTCCTGGTTCGCCTTCGGTCCCGAGAAGCTCGGCCAGGGCAAGGAGAACGTCCGGCAACTGTTGCAGGAAAACCCGGACATCGCCGAGGCCGTCGAGGAAAAACTGATGCAGCATCTGGGATACCGCGAGGCCCCGGAAGCTGAAGAAGCCGGAGACGCCGGCGAATAG
- the alaS gene encoding alanine--tRNA ligase: MKAAEIRKRFLEYFQRNGHTIVDSAPLIPKDDPTLMFTNAGMVQFKKLFLGQEKRDYIRATTSQKCLRVGGKHNDLENVGRTARHHTFFEMLGNFSFGDYFKEDAIKFCWEFLTEELKLDKDRLYITIYKDDDEAGELWQKVAGVPAERIYRLGEKDNFWSMGDTGPCGPCSEVHYDQGEEVGCGPDCGIGKCDCDRYLEIWNLVFMQYDQAEDGTRTDLPRPSIDTGMGLERIAAVCQGVASNYETDLFQSIIQYTAEMAGVKYRENEEIDTALQVIADHSRAIAFLIPDQVLPSNEGRGYILRRLIRRAYRFGKLMGLEGSFLWKTANKVVEDMGDHYAELKETRDFMIEVVKGEEEGFAKTLDKGLEMLEEELAELTKAGAKVVPGETTFKLYDTYGFPIDIVRDIAEKQGIDVDEPAFDALMKEQKERSKAAWKGSGEKDVASLFQTLLEQDVTSEFSGYEGMIDQSTITYLLDADGNLVDTLPQGEVGWLVAEVTPFYGESGGQMGDTGEIAASGGKAVVVDTVKPSQKLTAHKIEVAEGTMKVGESAFLNVDRGQRLATMRNHTVTHLLHAALQKVLGDHAKQAGSLVGPDRLRFDFTHIKKLSPEEIEQVEAIVNQNILDAIPVDREVMSIEAAQAKGATALFGEKYGDTVSVIEVPGVSMEFCGGTHLDNTGIAGSFVIISESGVAAGIRRIEAATGGNATAYLGGRSKAAAEASALLKAQPVDLPGKVKDLQQQVKDMQKEMKSLQAKLASGAGRDMMSEMEEIGGVKVLAVELEAPNMGVMLEQMDALRSKVDSGIICLLAGHDDGKVSVALAVTKDLHGRFKAGDLIKPVAGEVGGGGGGRPDLARAGGSDAAGIPNAIAKLKEIVAG, encoded by the coding sequence ATGAAAGCTGCTGAAATCCGTAAACGCTTCCTGGAATATTTTCAGAGGAACGGCCACACCATCGTGGACTCCGCGCCGCTGATCCCCAAGGACGACCCGACGCTCATGTTCACCAACGCGGGCATGGTCCAGTTCAAGAAGCTCTTCCTGGGCCAGGAAAAGCGGGACTACATCCGAGCCACCACCTCCCAGAAGTGCCTGCGCGTGGGAGGCAAGCACAACGACCTGGAGAACGTGGGCCGCACCGCGCGCCACCACACCTTTTTCGAGATGCTCGGCAACTTCTCGTTCGGCGACTATTTCAAGGAAGACGCCATCAAGTTCTGCTGGGAGTTCCTCACCGAGGAGCTGAAGCTCGACAAGGATCGCCTCTACATCACCATCTACAAGGATGACGACGAGGCGGGCGAGCTGTGGCAGAAGGTGGCCGGCGTTCCGGCCGAGCGCATCTACCGCCTGGGCGAGAAGGACAACTTCTGGTCCATGGGCGACACCGGCCCCTGCGGTCCCTGCTCCGAGGTCCACTACGACCAGGGCGAGGAAGTGGGCTGCGGCCCGGACTGCGGCATCGGCAAGTGCGACTGCGACCGCTACCTGGAAATCTGGAACCTGGTGTTCATGCAGTACGACCAGGCCGAGGACGGTACCCGCACCGACCTGCCCCGCCCGTCCATCGACACGGGCATGGGCCTGGAGCGCATCGCCGCCGTGTGCCAGGGCGTGGCCTCCAACTACGAGACCGACCTGTTCCAGTCCATCATCCAGTACACCGCCGAGATGGCGGGCGTGAAGTACCGCGAGAACGAGGAGATCGACACCGCGCTCCAGGTCATCGCCGACCACTCCCGCGCCATCGCCTTCCTCATCCCGGACCAGGTGCTCCCCTCCAACGAGGGCCGCGGCTACATCCTGCGCCGCCTGATCCGCCGCGCCTACCGCTTCGGCAAGCTCATGGGCCTGGAAGGCTCCTTCCTCTGGAAGACCGCCAACAAGGTCGTCGAGGACATGGGCGATCACTACGCCGAGCTCAAGGAGACCCGCGACTTCATGATCGAGGTCGTGAAGGGCGAGGAAGAGGGCTTTGCCAAGACCCTGGACAAGGGCTTGGAGATGCTCGAAGAGGAGCTGGCCGAACTGACCAAGGCGGGAGCCAAGGTCGTGCCCGGCGAGACCACCTTCAAGCTCTACGACACCTACGGCTTCCCCATCGACATCGTGCGCGACATCGCCGAGAAGCAGGGCATCGACGTGGACGAGCCGGCCTTCGACGCGCTCATGAAGGAACAGAAGGAACGCTCCAAGGCCGCCTGGAAAGGCTCCGGCGAAAAGGACGTGGCCAGCCTGTTCCAGACCTTGCTCGAACAGGATGTCACCAGTGAATTTTCCGGCTACGAGGGCATGATCGATCAGTCTACGATCACCTACCTCCTCGACGCGGACGGCAACCTTGTCGACACCCTGCCCCAGGGCGAGGTGGGCTGGCTGGTTGCCGAGGTCACGCCGTTCTACGGCGAATCCGGCGGCCAGATGGGCGACACCGGCGAGATCGCCGCGTCCGGCGGCAAGGCCGTGGTCGTGGATACGGTCAAGCCGTCCCAGAAGCTCACCGCCCACAAGATCGAAGTGGCCGAGGGCACCATGAAGGTCGGCGAGTCCGCCTTCCTCAACGTGGACCGGGGCCAGCGTCTGGCCACCATGCGCAACCACACCGTGACCCACCTGCTGCACGCCGCCCTCCAGAAGGTGCTCGGCGACCATGCCAAGCAGGCGGGTTCCCTGGTGGGCCCCGACAGGCTGCGTTTCGACTTCACCCACATCAAGAAGCTCTCCCCCGAGGAGATCGAGCAGGTGGAGGCCATCGTCAACCAGAACATTCTCGACGCCATCCCGGTGGACCGCGAGGTCATGTCCATCGAGGCCGCACAGGCCAAGGGTGCCACCGCCCTGTTCGGCGAGAAATACGGCGACACCGTCTCGGTCATCGAAGTGCCGGGCGTGTCCATGGAATTCTGCGGCGGTACCCACCTGGACAACACCGGCATCGCCGGATCGTTCGTCATCATCAGCGAGTCCGGCGTGGCCGCCGGCATCCGGCGCATCGAGGCGGCGACGGGCGGCAACGCCACCGCCTACCTCGGAGGCCGCAGCAAGGCGGCGGCGGAAGCCTCGGCCCTGCTCAAGGCCCAGCCCGTCGACCTGCCCGGCAAGGTCAAGGACCTCCAGCAGCAGGTCAAGGACATGCAGAAGGAGATGAAGTCCCTCCAGGCCAAGCTCGCCTCGGGCGCAGGCCGTGACATGATGAGCGAGATGGAGGAGATCGGCGGCGTAAAGGTCCTGGCCGTTGAGCTGGAGGCCCCGAACATGGGCGTCATGCTGGAGCAGATGGACGCCCTGCGCTCCAAGGTCGACTCCGGCATCATCTGCCTGCTGGCCGGTCACGACGACGGCAAGGTTTCCGTGGCCCTGGCAGTGACCAAGGACCTGCACGGCCGCTTCAAGGCGGGCGACCTGATCAAGCCCGTTGCCGGCGAAGTCGGCGGCGGGGGCGGCGGCCGCCCGGACCTGGCTCGCGCCGGCGGCTCCGATGCGGCGGGGATTCCCAACGCCATCGCCAAGCTCAAGGAGATCGTGGCCGGGTAA
- the xseA gene encoding exodeoxyribonuclease VII large subunit encodes MSAIFTVSELTRSVKNLLEAEFPFVWVRGQVSNLARPASGHIYFTLTDGDAALSVVWFKSAQAASQPVTDGGERINPLTGEVEETAGTTALSGSGLEEGMEVLCAGRLNVYEPRGQYQLVAELVQDQGVGDLAIAFEALKKKLSEKGYFDEDRKMAIPRNPKRVAVITSPSGAAIRDFLRIADTRGTGAEIRIYPSLVQGDLAPEQLAKALDQADAEGWAEVAVLIRGGGSLEDLWAFNTEPVADAIYRSRLPVVTGVGHEPDVSIADFVADKRAATPSHAAQELWPRRETLAQRLDDLELAMTRAYTGWLLSKGTDFEHLRRALVWLSPERRLERMSDRYAGLLTRLEDAGQDLIFNKHRDARDCVERLGRAYGPGRMRALSAETASWVRRMSNAYNTRRTEDTARQTGALVQRLRTAMERLAEDRSQELKLADTALSGLNPEAPLERGYALIRVERTGQFLRNPKEVTNGDALAIRVREGNVTAVVTSGGSTFSENK; translated from the coding sequence TTGTCTGCGATTTTCACTGTTTCCGAACTCACCCGCTCCGTGAAGAATTTACTCGAAGCGGAGTTTCCCTTTGTTTGGGTTCGCGGACAGGTCTCCAATCTCGCCAGACCGGCCAGCGGACACATCTATTTTACCCTCACCGACGGCGACGCGGCGCTGTCCGTTGTCTGGTTCAAATCCGCCCAGGCAGCCAGCCAGCCCGTGACCGATGGGGGCGAACGCATCAATCCCCTGACAGGAGAGGTGGAGGAAACGGCCGGCACCACGGCCCTCAGCGGCAGTGGTCTCGAGGAAGGCATGGAGGTGCTCTGCGCAGGCCGCCTCAACGTCTATGAGCCGCGCGGCCAGTACCAGCTTGTTGCCGAGCTGGTCCAGGACCAGGGCGTCGGCGACCTGGCCATCGCCTTTGAGGCGCTGAAGAAGAAGCTGAGCGAAAAAGGCTACTTCGACGAGGACCGAAAAATGGCCATCCCGCGCAATCCCAAACGCGTGGCGGTGATCACCTCCCCTTCGGGAGCGGCCATCCGGGATTTCCTGCGCATCGCGGACACGCGGGGAACCGGCGCTGAAATACGAATTTATCCGTCCCTCGTACAGGGGGACCTGGCCCCGGAACAGTTGGCCAAAGCGCTCGACCAAGCAGACGCCGAAGGCTGGGCCGAGGTGGCGGTGCTCATCCGCGGAGGAGGGTCCCTTGAGGACCTCTGGGCGTTCAACACCGAGCCCGTGGCCGACGCCATCTACCGCTCGCGCTTGCCGGTGGTCACTGGAGTGGGGCATGAGCCGGATGTGTCCATCGCCGACTTCGTGGCGGACAAGCGCGCCGCCACGCCGAGCCATGCGGCCCAGGAGCTCTGGCCCCGGCGGGAAACCCTGGCCCAGCGGTTGGACGACCTGGAACTGGCCATGACACGCGCCTATACCGGCTGGTTGCTCTCCAAGGGGACGGATTTCGAGCACCTGCGCCGAGCCTTGGTCTGGCTCTCGCCCGAACGCAGGCTGGAGCGCATGAGCGACCGCTACGCCGGTCTGCTCACCCGGCTGGAGGACGCCGGACAGGATCTGATTTTCAACAAACACCGTGACGCTCGGGATTGTGTTGAACGCCTCGGGAGGGCCTACGGTCCCGGAAGGATGCGCGCCCTTTCTGCGGAGACCGCTTCCTGGGTGCGGCGCATGAGCAACGCCTACAATACGCGCAGAACCGAGGATACCGCCCGTCAGACCGGCGCGCTCGTCCAGCGCCTGCGCACGGCCATGGAGCGATTGGCCGAAGACCGCAGCCAAGAACTGAAACTGGCCGATACCGCCCTGTCCGGGCTCAACCCGGAGGCCCCGCTGGAACGCGGCTACGCCCTGATTCGGGTGGAACGCACCGGACAATTTTTACGCAACCCGAAAGAGGTGACGAATGGCGACGCTCTTGCTATCAGAGTCAGGGAAGGCAACGTCACCGCCGTGGTCACATCCGGCGGTTCGACTTTTTCGGAGAATAAATGA
- a CDS encoding M23 family metallopeptidase has protein sequence MKRIWTVILLTVAMALLPMVPTSVTAQDYGLEDGDNIGLLMPGEAKAAETDSTARAGGATVLAAPGRIGEGKPFLVRLTSDQPLDSVSIHWLGKEVVPSISVWNNRHVALAMLGTDVLNAKPGKQELDVIASIDGKENTFRRTVQIVPVDYPKQELTLPEKMVTPPKAVYDRIKADRVATAKAKNTVSPKRTWQLPFERPVEGKITSLYGMRRILNGKPKNPHRGLDFRSPMGNPVKATADGVVILVGDHYYAGNSIYIDHGNGVVSMYFHLSKPTVKEGDSVSRGQTIALSGMSGRATGPHLHYSVSVLGKLVDPEPLLKSTTDELLK, from the coding sequence ATGAAACGAATTTGGACAGTTATACTATTGACAGTAGCCATGGCGCTTTTGCCCATGGTTCCGACATCGGTGACGGCCCAGGATTACGGGCTGGAGGACGGGGATAATATAGGCCTGCTAATGCCTGGAGAAGCCAAGGCCGCCGAAACCGATTCCACTGCCCGGGCCGGAGGAGCCACTGTGCTCGCCGCGCCCGGGCGCATAGGGGAAGGCAAGCCCTTCCTGGTCCGACTTACCTCGGACCAGCCCCTGGATTCGGTCTCCATCCACTGGCTGGGCAAGGAAGTTGTCCCGTCCATCTCGGTCTGGAACAACCGCCATGTGGCCCTTGCCATGCTCGGCACCGACGTGCTGAACGCCAAGCCGGGCAAGCAGGAGCTGGACGTCATCGCTTCCATAGACGGCAAGGAGAACACTTTCCGCCGTACCGTGCAGATAGTCCCCGTGGACTACCCCAAGCAGGAGCTGACCCTGCCTGAGAAAATGGTCACCCCGCCCAAGGCGGTCTACGACCGGATCAAGGCAGACCGCGTGGCAACGGCCAAGGCCAAGAACACCGTCTCGCCCAAACGCACCTGGCAGCTGCCCTTCGAACGCCCGGTGGAAGGCAAGATCACCAGCCTGTACGGAATGCGCCGCATTCTCAACGGCAAGCCCAAGAACCCGCACCGGGGGCTGGATTTCCGCTCTCCCATGGGCAACCCCGTCAAGGCCACGGCTGACGGCGTGGTCATCCTGGTGGGCGACCACTACTACGCGGGCAACTCGATCTACATCGACCACGGCAACGGCGTGGTCTCCATGTATTTCCACCTGTCCAAGCCCACGGTCAAGGAAGGCGACTCGGTCTCACGTGGCCAGACCATCGCACTCTCCGGCATGTCCGGACGGGCCACGGGCCCCCATCTCCACTATTCCGTCTCGGTTCTTGGGAAGCTGGTTGACCCCGAGCCCTTATTGAAAAGCACCACTGACGAACTCTTGAAATAA
- the xseB gene encoding exodeoxyribonuclease VII small subunit, with the protein MAEDSFETRLDRLKSIVDKLERGDLPLEEGVALYKEGLTLAKACGRQLESARNEVKIVSEGLVKEFEALENLGAPDDD; encoded by the coding sequence ATGGCAGAAGATAGCTTTGAAACACGACTGGACCGACTGAAGTCCATCGTCGATAAACTGGAGCGTGGCGACCTGCCCCTGGAAGAGGGCGTGGCCCTCTACAAGGAGGGCCTGACCCTGGCCAAGGCCTGTGGCAGACAGCTCGAATCCGCGAGAAACGAAGTGAAAATCGTGTCCGAGGGACTGGTCAAGGAGTTCGAAGCCCTGGAAAACCTGGGGGCTCCGGATGACGATTAA
- a CDS encoding polyprenyl synthetase family protein produces MTIKEQLARRAAGVETYLTGCLKDRGIPERLLASMEYSLLAGGKRLRPVLVLSWAKMLGGPDIDDAVMPFAASLECIHTYSLIHDDLPAMDDDDLRRGKPSNHKQFDEATAILAGDGLLTEAFGLMSAASIVKGLPADRVLRAILVLAKAAGAGGMVGGQAVDMEFTGRDGVPLEELRGMHAMKTGALITAACECGAILAGGNETDVDKARGFGKAIGVAFQIVDDVLDVVSDTETLGKPAGSDEAMGKSTYPALIGLERSKELAGEHIDTALTHLSGYQGEEKGFLSELARYIVDRVY; encoded by the coding sequence ATGACGATTAAGGAGCAACTCGCGCGGCGCGCCGCCGGGGTCGAGACGTACCTGACCGGCTGCCTCAAGGACCGGGGCATCCCTGAGAGGCTGCTCGCCTCAATGGAGTATTCCCTGCTGGCGGGCGGCAAACGGCTCAGGCCGGTGCTGGTCCTCTCCTGGGCCAAGATGCTCGGCGGCCCGGACATCGATGACGCGGTCATGCCCTTTGCGGCCAGCCTCGAGTGCATCCACACCTACTCGCTCATCCACGACGACCTCCCGGCCATGGACGATGACGACCTGCGGCGCGGCAAGCCCTCCAACCACAAGCAATTCGACGAGGCCACGGCTATTCTGGCGGGCGACGGCCTGCTCACCGAGGCCTTCGGGCTGATGAGCGCGGCGTCCATTGTCAAGGGGCTCCCTGCGGACCGCGTCCTGCGTGCCATCCTCGTGCTGGCCAAGGCGGCGGGTGCGGGCGGCATGGTCGGCGGCCAGGCTGTGGACATGGAATTCACCGGACGGGACGGCGTCCCCCTCGAAGAGTTGCGCGGCATGCACGCCATGAAGACCGGAGCGCTGATCACGGCGGCCTGCGAGTGCGGCGCGATCCTGGCAGGCGGCAATGAGACAGATGTGGACAAGGCGCGCGGTTTCGGCAAAGCCATCGGCGTGGCCTTCCAGATCGTGGACGACGTACTCGACGTGGTCTCCGACACCGAGACTCTGGGCAAACCCGCCGGGAGCGACGAAGCCATGGGCAAGTCCACCTACCCCGCCCTCATCGGCCTGGAACGCAGCAAGGAGCTGGCGGGCGAGCACATCGACACGGCCCTTACCCATCTTTCCGGCTACCAAGGCGAGGAAAAGGGCTTCCTCTCGGAATTGGCGCGCTACATTGTAGACAGAGTGTATTGA